Proteins encoded in a region of the Vicia villosa cultivar HV-30 ecotype Madison, WI linkage group LG5, Vvil1.0, whole genome shotgun sequence genome:
- the LOC131605090 gene encoding uncharacterized protein LOC131605090 translates to MKACQDLLNQDGHIRNVIQVQSSSQRMNNRLRLKISINTVCWLTLQAYAFRGHDETRKSRNQGNFLELLKLLASYNDEIAKVVLENAPQNCKVKKSIREEIGDSKFCIVVDEARDESKKEQMALVLRFVDKVGLIQERFFDVAHVKDTTSLTLKEAIYDILSRHNLDVSNISGQGYDGASNMRGECNGLQSLFMKDCPYAYYVHCFAHRLLLALVTSSREVKLVHKFVEKLIFIVNVVCSSTKRHDELQAAQLEEIAYLLNIDEIVTGKGANQAGTLKRAGYTRWGITLRFYF, encoded by the exons ATGAAAGCTTGTCAAGACTTGTTGAATCAAGATGGTCATATTAGAAATGTTATTCAAGTGCAAAGTTCAAGTCAAAGAATGAATAATCGGTTACGACTCAAGATTTCAATTAACACTGTTTGTTGGTTAACACTACAAGCTTATGCTTTTAGGGGTCACGATGAAACTAGAAAATCAAGAAATCAAGGTAACTTTCTTGAGTTATTGAAACTTTTAGCATCCTACAATGATGAAATTGCAAAAGTTGTGTTGGAAAATGCTCCACAAAATTGCAA GGTAAAAAAGAGTATTCGTGAGGAAATTGGTGATTCTAAATTTTGTATCGTTGTTGATGAAGCCCGTGATGAGTCTAAAAAGGAACAAATGGCTCTTGTATTAAGATTTGTTGATAAAGTTGGTTTAATACAAGAGAGATTTTTTGACGTGGCACATGTTAAAGATACCACATCCTTAACTCTTAAGGAAGCAATATATGATATACTTTCTCGACATAACCTTGATGTTTCTAACATTAGTGGCCAAGGTTATGATGGTGCTAGCAATATGAGAGGAGAATGTAATGGTTTACAATCCCTCTTTATGAAGGACTGTCCTTATGCATATTATGTTCATTGTTTTGCTCATCGATTGCTACTTGCATTAGTTACATCATCAAGAGAAGTCAAACTCGTTCATAAGTTTGTTGAGAAGCTGATCTTTATTGTGAATGTTGTTTGTTCTTCTACAAAGCGCCATGATGAGTTACAAGCTGCCCAATTAGAAGAAATTGCTTATTTGTTAAATATTGATGAGATTGTAACTGGTAAAGGTGCAAATCAAGCTGGTACATTGAAACGAGCTGGATATACTCGTTGGGGGATCACATTACGATTCTATTTCTAG
- the LOC131601906 gene encoding uncharacterized protein LOC131601906, whose amino-acid sequence MARGKLSICVAFFVLLIAMEASIAQGQGNGNGNGNGNGNGNGNNGNNNGKGNDGKDNGNGNNGKNNGKGDNGNGKEKEKDPKRKTPKDDESAKSENLPALKSGQERAFCNAKNSCQFKTLVCPEECKVRKPKKNKKDKGCFLDCSNKCEATCKVRRANCDGYGSLCYDPRFVGGDGVMFYFHGATGGNFAIVSDDEFQINAHFIGTRPQGRTRDYTWVQALSVMFDTHTLVIAANRVTQWNDNVDSLTMKWDGELVTIPTDGDAEWKTNGDEREVVVERTDDKNSVRVTVSGLLEMDIRVKPIGEKENKAHNYQLPSDDAFAHLETQFKFKNPTDSIEGVLGQTYRPSYVSPVKRGVAMPMMGGEDKYQTPSLFSTSCKLCRFQRPSTSQGLIAQY is encoded by the exons ATGGCTAGAGGAAAGTTGAGTATCTGTGTGGCCTTCTTTGTCTTACTTATCGCTATGGAAGCTTCCATTGCTCAAGGCCAAGGAAACGGCAACGGCAACGGTAATGGCAACGGaaatggtaatggtaacaatgggAACAATAATGGTAAAGGTAACGACGGTAAGGATAATGGTAACGGTAACAATGGAAAGAATAATGGTAAAGGTGACAACGGGAACGGAAAGGAGAAGGAGAAAGATCCCAAAAGGAAGACTCCAAAAGATGATGAATCCGCTAAGTCTGAAAATTTACCAGCTCTGAAATCGGGACAGGAGCGAGCTTTCTGCAACGCCAAAAATAGTTGTCAATTCAAGACACTTGTATGTCCAGAAGAGTGCAAAGTCAGGAAGCCAAAGAAGAACAAGAAGGATAAAGGTTGTTTCCTTGACTGCAGTAACAAATGTGAAGCCACTTGCAAGG TTAGAAGAGCAAACTGTGATGGCTATGGTTCATTGTGCTATGATCCTCGCTTTGTTGGTGGTGACGGTGTGATGTTCTACTTCCACGGAGCCACGGGAGGAAACTTTGCCATTGTTTCTGACGACGAATTCCAAATCAATGCGCACTTCATCGGTACTCGGCCTCAAGGAAGGACACGCGACTACACATGGGTGCAAGCACTTTCTGTCATGTTCGACACTCACACTCTTGTTATTGCAGCCAATAGAGTAACTCAATGGAATGACAATGTTGACTCTCTTACCATGAAATGGGACGGCGAATTAGTAACCATTCCTACTGACGGTGACGCAGAATGGAAGACTAATGGAGATGAAAGGGAAGTGGTAGTGGAGAGAACAGACGATAAAAACAGTGTTAGAGTCACGGTTTCGGGTTTGCTTGAAATGGACATAAGGGTAAAGCCTATtggagaaaaagaaaacaaagctCATAATTACCAGTTGCCATCAGATGATGCTTTTGCTCATTTGGAGACACAATTCAAGTTTAAAAATCCTACTGATTCTATTGAAGGAGTTTTGGGTCAAACTTATAGGCCAAGTTATGTTAGTCCTGTAAAGAGAGGTGTTGCTATGCCAATGATGGGAGGAGAAGACAAGTACCAAactccatctctcttttcaacATCCTGCAAACTTTGTCGGTTCCAGAGGCCTTCTACTAGCCAAGGATTAATTGCTCAATATTGA
- the LOC131601905 gene encoding beta-galactosidase 8-like, translating to MRATEIVLVLIWFIGVYVPACFCANVSYDHRALLIDGKRRVLISGSIHYPRSTPQMWPDLIQKSKDGGIDVIETYVFWNLHEPVRGQYNFEGRGDLVGFVKAVSAAGLYVHLRIGPYACAEWNYGGFPLWLHFIPGIKFRTDNGPFKEEMQRFTAKIVDLMKQEKLYASQGGPIILSQIENEYGNIDKSYGPAAKTYIDWAASMATSLNTGVPWVMCQQANAPDPIINACNGFYCDQFTPNSYQKPKMWTENWTGWFLAFGGAVPYRPVEDLAFAVARFFQRGGTFQNYYMYHGGTNFGRTTGGPFISTSYDYDAPIDEYGIIRQPKWGHLKDLHKAIKLCEEALIATDPTISSPGQNLETAVYKTGSVCVAFLANTGTNDATVTFNGNSYNLPGWSVSILPDCKNVVLNTAKINSASTISSFATESLKEEAESLDSSSSGWSWISEPVGISKDDAFTKSGLLEQINTTADRSDYLWYSSSIVVEDISGAQPVLHIESLGHALHAFINGKLAGSGVGNSGNAKVKVDIPVTLVSGKNKIDLLSLTVGLQNYGAFYDLVGAGITGPVTLKGLKNGSTSDLSSQQWTYQIGLQGEDLGLSSGSVGKWNSQSNLPTNQPLTWYKTNFVAPSGSNPVAIDFTGMGKGEAWVNGQSIGRYWPTYIAPTSGCTDSCNYRGAYSSSKCLKNCGKPSQTLYHVPRSWLRSGSNILVLFEEKGGDPTKISFTTKQIESVCSHVSESHPAPIDTWNSDTESGRKVGPVLSLECPYPNQVISSIKFASFGTPQGTCGNFNHGRCSSNRALSVVQKACIGSSSCSIGVSNNTFGDPCRGVTKSLAVEAACT from the exons ATGAGAGCGACTGAGATTGTGTTGGTTTTGATTTGGTTTATTGGTGTTTATGTTCCTGCTTGTTTCTGTGCCAATGTTAGCTATGATCATAGAGCATTGCTCATTGATGGAAAACGCAGGGTTTTGATTTCTGGTTCTATTCATTACCCTCGTAGTACTCCACAG ATGTGGCCAGACCTTATTCAGAAATCCAAAGATGGAGGAATTGATGTCATTGAGACTTATGTTTTCTGGAACTTACACGAACCCGTTCGAGGCCAG TATAATTTTGAAGGTAGGGGGGATTTGGTTGGATTTGTGAAGGCAGTTTCAGCAGCAGGTCTATATGTTCATCTCCGGATCGGTCCATACGCGTGTGCGGAATGGAATTACGG TGGCTTCCCTCTTTGGTTGCATTTTATTCCGGGGATTAAGTTCAGAACTGATAATGGACCATTCAAGGAAGAGATGCAGCGGTTTACCGCAAAGATTGTGGATTTGATGAAGCAAGAGAAACTCTATGCATCACAAGGAGGACCTATCATTTTATCTCAG ATTGAAAATGAGTATGGAAACATTGACAAAAGCTATGGTCCTGCTGCTAAAACCTACATCGATTGGGCAGCATCAATGGCCACATCTCTTAATACAGGTGTTCCTTGGGTTATGTGCCAGCAAGCAAACGCACCCGATCCAATT ATTAATGCGTGCAATGGATTTTACTGCGATCAATTCACACCAAACTCTTACCAGAAACCAAAAATGTGGACTGAGAATTGGACTGGATG GTTTCTTGCATTTGGAGGTGCTGTGCCTTACAGACCCGTAGAAGATCTTGCATTCGCTGTTGCACGTTTTTTTCAGCGAGGTGGAACTTTCCAAAACTACTACATG TACCATGGTGGGACTAACTTTGGCCGAACAACTGGTGGACCTTTCATTTCTACGAGTTATGATTATGACGCACCTATTGATGAATATG GAATTATTAGACAACCTAAATGGGGCCATCTTAAAGATTTGCATAAGGCCATTAAACTTTGTGAAGAAGCACTTATAGCTACTGATCCAACAATTTCATCTCCTGGTCAAAATCTTGAG ACTGCAGTTTACAAGACAGGATCGGTATGTGTTGCCTTCCTTGCTAACACTGGCACGAACGATGCAACGGTTACCTTCAACGGCAATTCATATAACTTGCCTGGATGGTCTGTGAGCATCTTACCAGATTGCAAGAATGTTGTTCTAAATACTGCAAAG ATTAATTCTGCATCTACGATTTCAAGCTTTGCAACTGAATCTTTGAAAGAAGAGGCTGAGTCTTTGGACAGTTCAAGTTCGGGATGGAGTTGGATTAGTGAACCGGTCGGTATTTCAAAGGATGACGCATTCACAAAATCTGGACTGCTTGAACAAATAAACACGACGGCTGATAGGAGCGACTACCTTTGGTACTCATCAAG CATTGTTGTTGAAGATATTTCCGGTGCTCAACCTGTTCTTCACATTGAATCCCTTGGTCATGCCCTTCATgcttttataaacgggaaactTGCAG GGAGTGGAGTAGGAAACAGCGGAAACGCTAAGGTCAAGGTGGACATCCCTGTTACACTTGTATCTGGAAAGAACAAAATTGATCTCCTGAGTTTAACAGTGGGACTACAG AACTATGGAGCTTTTTATGACTTAGTGGGTGCAGGGATCACTGGTCCAGTAACATTGAAAGGTTTGAAAAATGGCAGTACTTCCGATCTTTCCTCACAGCAATGGACATATCAG ATTGGTCTACAAGGTGAAGATTTAGGTCTGTCTAGTGGAAGTGTTGGAAAGTGGAATTCACAATCTAACTTACCTACAAATCAACCTTTGACTTGGTACAAG ACGAACTTCGTTGCCCCTTCTGGAAGTAACCCAGTTGCAATTGATTTCACGGGTATGGGAAAAGGAGAAGCTTGGGTGAACGGTCAGAGCATTGGGCGATACTGGCCAACATACATCGCTCCAACCTCTGGTTGTACTGACTCGTGCAATTATAGAGGAGCCTATTCTTCATCGAAATGTCTCAAGAACTGTGGAAAACCATCACAAACATT ATATCATGTACCGCGGTCGTGGTTGCGATCAGGCAGCAATATTCTTGTATTATTCGAGGAAAAGGGAGGCGACCCTACGAAAATATCTTTTACTACAAAACAGATAGAAAGTGTGTGTTCACATGTATCAGAATCTCACCCTGCACCTATAGACACGTGGAATTCGGATACAGAATCAGGAAGAAAGGTTGGTCCGGTACTGTCATTGGAGTGCCCTTATCCTAATCAAGTGATCTCTTCTATTAAATTCGCAAGCTTTGGAACTCCTCAAGGAACTTGCGGAAACTTCAACCACGGACGCTGCAGCAGCAATAGGGCTCTATCCGTTGTGCAGAAGGCCTGCATTGGATCAAGCAGTTGTAGTATTGGAGTATCAAATAATACATTTGGAGATCCATGCAGAGGAGTAACAAAGAGTTTAGCTGTTGAAGCTGCTTGTACATAG